The Triticum urartu cultivar G1812 chromosome 5, Tu2.1, whole genome shotgun sequence genome contains the following window.
TTGGTTGACTGAAGAAATGTTAGCTAGCTGGCAGCATGCAGTTATGTCCTTTGATCTCAGGGAAGAAAGTTTTGCAATGATTCAACTGCCTGCAGCACGTGAAGATCATGATTATTTTGGTCCTCGCAAGTTCTGGATCAGAGATATAGATGGGAAAATATGTATAGTAACTGCTCAAATAAGTCGTTATGGTCCCAAAGCTCTTGCTGGTGAGTTGCAGATCTGGACACTCGACAACACGGTAGAGCAACAAAGGTGGAGCCAGAAATACAATATTAAGAACCCACCAAATTACATTCCAGGTCCACATTTTGTTCACAGGGATAGGATCCTCGCACAACTTTGCAGCGATAACGTATATGCGTATGAGTTGTTCGGCGAGAACTTTGATGTTAACCTGTGTAAGGGGGTAAACCTGTTAGATTTCAGCCCCCGCAAGCCGTACAACATGCAATCCTACATATGTGTGAAGTCACTTGTCCATTTAGATGTATACAAGAAGGCTGGCATTGTACATAGACCAAAACAGTGGGAAGGCTGGCAGTTGAAGAAGTGGGAGACATGGAAGCGTAGGCTTAGCAAGTTAGCGGATTTGCAGTGCCGGATGCACAAATTTGAGCACCACTTACTTGTATGTTGGCCAGACTGTTATTATTAGGCCTTGATGAATATTAATTATCATTTTAAGATTTGACAAACTGCTAGTTTGCCATTTTGTAGGAAGTCGCAGAAACAATGGGGAAAAGGTGCCAGTTTTTGAAGGATAAGCAACATAACATAGCAGAACATGTACTCACGGAACTCAAACAGGTGTTGCAGCACAAACCAGATAATCCAGATCAGGTAATTTTTTTTACTGAAATGATAGAATGTATGTTACCACACTTTTCACATGTTTGTTCAAAACGTTTATAATTAGTTAGGCCAAATGCATGATAATATTTTAAGTGCATTGTAACTACTGTGTTAACAAGTGTCTTGCAAGTGTCCAATAGCTAAGGTCCATCAGGAGGCTTAATTGGGTGGAGTACAGTCAGGCCCAGCGGAAGTTAGAGGTTCGTTTAAGTAAGACGGAAGACATGATGAAGGTACAGTGTGTTGGTGTGCTCACATTTGTTGATGTACTAACATTATTTACTTCTGTTGGTGAAATATGCCACATTTGACAAAGTTGTCCTTCCTATAGGTTGTGCAGCAGGCACAGGATATGTTGGATCAGGTAAATTTGCATTGGTTCTTACTTGACTTCTAAATTATCCATGTTTTCAGCAACAACCTTCCAGTTCTCGTTTCTGTTCTGGCCTGCTGGTCTCATTTGCTGTAGTTACGATGCCTATTAACTTATCTTCAGAAATAAGCAACTTAGCCTACTGTCTATCTATTTTCTTGCATGCATTTCGAGTCTCATTGTTTGATGGAATACTTTGTACATGCTGAGCAGTGAGCATGGTTGTGCACTTGTGCTTGTGCTAATCGAGCACTGAAATATCTTACATTGATGGTGCATAAGTAACTATTCAGATGTTTCTGTTGTTGTTAAGTAACTATAAGAGAGGCATGATAGATTGAGCTATTCCATATACCTGTGAACAGCAGATTAAGTTACAAGAATGGAGATCTGAAACAAAGAACTTTGTGAGTAGTAGCCAAGAAGATTATTTTTATCATCCACTACAAAATTTTGTTTTAATCTGTATTGTTCTGGTTTTGATATCCTGATCCACGTTTACTTTTGGCAGGATGCGTCAGTTGCTGGCGCCTCTTCCAGTGACGGTCCTGACAAGGAGGAACAAGGGAGCCTTCAGCATTAAACCTGGCTTTCCTGGGGCAGTTCTTACTAATTGTCTCTGTTCCGTCCTGAGAGATTCTGCAAGTTCTACAAGGAGATTCTTGCTCCCTTGGATTGGACGTGCGCAACCATTGTCCGCGCGCCGATTCGGCCTCTTGCTCCATCAGTTGCTTGTCATTGCATTGCAATTCAAGTTTGTGGTTTCTACAAATGTCGAGGGCACAATGCTGCTTGGCCCTTAGAGATCTGACTGGAACATTGCTCCTTACCTCGAACAGAAAGAGTGGTTCATTTTATGAATAGATTTTAAGCACTTTGCCATGTTTAAAAACTTGAGACACGCTACCAGACTTCATACTGGTTTTCTGTGTCGTTGCTGATCCAGTTCTCACGGTATACACTTGGCGCCGTGATTTAAACCTTCGCCGTGCTAGGTTTTGATGTCACCGCCGTCCTGTGCTACTAGGTCTCCGGATATCGTCTTGTCCCTCCCTGTTGTTTCCTGTCAATAATCTGACCTTCTGCTCACACCTTGTGTGTGTTCTAGGGCACATGGTCGTCCACCACACAAAACCCTAGCTCATTCCGTCTTATCGACTGGATCTGGAAGGAGAACGTGGAAGGCCTGATGAAGTAGAGAGGTAGGGACTCAGAAATTGGGAGGGTTGGAGTAGTAGAAGTGCAGGCGATCAGTAAGCTCTTGTCCGTGAAGCCGGTGCAGCCGAGCAAGCAAAACTACTATAGAGAGAAGCAAGTCACGAGCCACGATTGTGTTTTTAAAAGCAGCACTAAAACCTCCGGTAATTGTGACCTCTGATCGGCAGCATAACATTAAACGATTTTCTGAACGGAATGGACGATGCAGTAGCAATCAAACTGAAAAAAATGGCAAATGCATACCCCAGTCCCTGGCAGCTCCATAACATTTAGGATCCGCGCCCTGCCATCTAGTGCGGCCATAACTCTGTTCCACATCTCCTCGCAAGATTTGTAGACAAGCAACATTTTCAAGACCTCTTCTTCTCAGACATTTTGCTttttgcaaagtaaaataaaattcACGCCTTATAAATGCCTAGCCCGAGAAGAAACTTCAGATCACCGACATTCATGCCAACTTGTACCTGTATAGTCAGGTTTTCTTTAGAAGCAGTAGACATTCCTTTTTTTTAAGGATCAGTAGACTTTTTTTTGTTAGGCCATTGAGGATCAGTAGGCATTCCTATGCTCCCTTCCCCGGCCACTCAGGCCGCGCTCGCGCGCCCTGGTGCTGGGCCGTGCGTTTTCCCTTCGCCGAGTGCTCGTGCGCCCTAACGCCCTCGCATTTCTCGGCATAGGTTGCCAGATTTACGCTCAGAAAACATGTTTCGAGAATCAACTAATTCATGGTATCATTATGTTACTGCCTGAGTAAATGGCACAGGCGGTCCGATAACTTGCGCTGCGGGTGCACTTAAGTCACGGTACTTGCAAATTGGAAAAACCCGTCATAGAACTTGCATTACGGGTGCAGATAGGTCACACAGGTCATCTGGATCGGCCAGCTGCCTGGTTTTCTCCCTCTAACGGTCAAGCGCGATAAATTTGTTCACGACTTTAAAAATATATGTGATTCGtgactttaaaaaaatgttcgtgaATGATAACTTTGAAAATTATTTATTCACGACTTAAAAAAAATATCCACGAActtttaaaaataaatatttgTGATTCGCGACTTTAAAAAAATGTGCACGAACGATAAATTAAAAAATAATTATTAAAAATATTTGTGATCCGTGACTTTAAAAAAATGTCCAGGAACGAAAATTTTGAAAATGTTTTGGAATGATATATTTGAAAATGTTCGTGAATGATTAATTGGAAAACTATTTGTTCACAACTTTAAAAAAATGGTTGAGAACGataattttgaaaaatatttgtgattcgcgaacatttttttaaagttgtgagcatttaaaaaaatatttgTGATTCCCGACTTCAAAAAAAGGTCGAGAAAGAtaaatttaaaaatatttattAAAAATATTTGTGATTTTAAAAAATGCCCACGAACGAaaaatttgaaaatatttcaaacaataaatttgaaaatgttcatgaacGATTAATTTGAAAACTATTTGTTCACGACTTTAAAAAATGGTCGAGAATGATAAATTTGTAAAATATTTGTGATTCGCGAACATTTTTTTAAGTTGTGAACATTTAAAAAAATTGTGATTCAcgactttaaaaaaatgttctcgAACGATAAATTAAAAAATATTTATTAAAAAACTTTGTGATTCGTGACTTTAAAAAAATGTCCATAAACGAAAATTTTGAAATGTGACCTATCTGCACCCGCAACGCAAGTTCTATGACGGGTTTTTCTCGAAAACCAGGCAGCTGGCCGATTCAGATGTCATATGTGACCTATCTGCACCCGCAATGCAAGTTCTATGACGGGTTTTTTCAGTTTGCAAGTACCGTGATTTAAGTGCACCCGCAGCACAAGTTCTCGGACCGCCAGTGCCATTTACTCTTACTGCCTGCTCCGCGTATTACCCGAAACTCACAAAATGGCAGAAATTGATGTCCGCCGTAGCTGGAACTTATAACTGGTGCCGAAATTGCTGTCCACGGCCGGTTCTCTTTGTCGCTGATGCAGTTTTTGCTGGCTGATCCGGATTCGTGCGCCTTTCCCAACGCCAAATGCACAGTTTGCTTGTTCTGTCCGATGCTTCAGTGTAAACTATTTCTATGTTGTACGGTTGTTGCGCTGATGCACACATTCTGCTGTGCAAAGAGTCGGTCAGGGCATGTGTTGTGGTGGTGCACTTGACCCTGCCTTTAGTTTTAAACTAGCTTTATCTTTCAACATTTTCGGAACATACGTATATTGATGTGCTTACAATTATTAGTCAATGGCCATACAAGGCTCCATATTTGCCACAGATCCGCCACTTATTTCTTTCTTTACCCATTCTCAGTAGATAAACTTAAAACATCTGATAAACTTTACCTAAACTTGATGTCACTTGCCAGCAAATTACTGTTAATCATAATCTTTACAGAGTTTGCCCTATTGTTTTTTGTATGTGTGTTTGCATAAGGATTCGGTGCCTAGGTCTCCTTGGGAGTCTAGATTTTGCCTGCTTTGATTTCTGAGGAAACCAAAGCAAAGAAGCAAAGAAATGAGGAATGCATTATAAACAGTACTCCCAGAAGACCTCATTGAGCGGATATTTTTGAGGCTTCCAGTCAGCACTTTGTTGAGGTGCGTTGGTGTCTGCAAGCACTGGCACAACTTCATCTAGGATCCACAGTTTGTCGCATCACACCTCCAGTGTGCGCCCCGAGATGCCCTTCTGTTCTTCCCGCAAGAGTCAGCCTCAGGCAGGCCCTACCCTAGTGATGCTATTGCTATACTGGTTGACGAAGCCTGGTCGCCATCGACATATGCAGTGCCAGTGATTGGGCCTGATGATTTCCTTTTTGGTTCATGCAATGGACTCCTTGGCTTATACACAAAGACATCAACTATCAAGATAGCTAACCTTGCAACTGGTGAATGTCTCCATCTTGAGAAACCTGCGAAGAATGTTAAAGGTGATCACTTCTCTTTCTACAGCTTTGGATTTCATCCCGTGACAAAAGAATACAAGATTACACACTTCCTTGGTGATTGTGTTAAGGGCCGCCCCCATAATAAAGATAGGTTCGGTGTCATTCAAGTTTACACGCTTGGTGATGAGAAATGGAAAGATATCCGAACCCCAGAAGCTCTTAGCTTGATCATTGTGAGAAACTCTGGAGTTGTCAATGTTGATGGCAAAATGTATTGGTTAACTGAAGACATGTTAGCTAGCTGGCAGCATGCAGTTATTTCCTTTGATCACTCAGGGAAGAAAGTTTTGCAACGATACAACTGCCAGCAGCACATGAAGATCATGATCGTTACGGTCCTCGTAAGTTCTGGATCAGAGATATAGGTGGGAAAATATGTATAGTAACTGCTCAAACAAGTCGTTATGATCCCGGAACTGCTCTTGGTGAGATGCAGATATGGACACTTGACAACACGGTAGTGCAACAAAGGTGGAGTCAAAAGTACAATATTAAGTACTCACCAAATTATATTCCAGGTCCACATTTTGTCCACAGGGATAGGATCCTGCAGCAATAATGTATGTTCATGTGAGTTGTTCGGTGAGAACTTTGATGTTAACCAGAGTGGGTACACCTGTTGGATTTCAGTCCCCGCAAGCCATGCAACATGCAATCCTACATTTGTGTGAAGTCACTTGTACGTTTAGATGTCTACAAGAAGGCTGGAATTGTACGTAGACCAAAACAGCGGGAAGGCTGGGAATTGAAGAAGTGGGAGACATGGAAGTGTATGCTTGGCAAGGATGCGGATGTGCGGAGCCAGATCCACAAATTTGAGCATGACTTACTTGTATGTGTGCCAGACTGTTATTATTAAGCCTTGATGaatatttattattattttaagATTTGACAAACTACTAATTTGCTATTTTGTAGGAACTCACAGAAACATCGAGTAAAATGTGCAAGTTTTTGCAGAATAAGCAATATAACATTGCAGAACATGTACTCACGGAACTCAATCAGCTGTTGCAGCGCAAACCAGATAATCCAGATCAGGTAATTCTCTCCTCAAATGATAGAACACATGTTATCACACCTTTTCCGTGTTAGTTCAAAACATTAATAATTATCTAAGGCCAAATGCATAATAATATTTTAAGTGCATTGTAACTATGGCGTTAACAAGTTTCTTGCAATTATCTAATAGCCATTGTCTGTCCGGAGGCTTAATTGGGTGGAGCAGAATCGGGAGCAGCAGAAGTTAATGGCTCGTTTAAGTAAGATAAAACACATGATTAAGGTACAGTGTGACAGTGTGCTTGCATTTATTGATGCACTAACACTATTTACTATTGTTGGTGAAATATGCCATATTTGACAAAGTTGTCTTCCGTATAGGTCGAAGCAGGCAATGGATAACATCTCTAGTATTAGAATATTGGATCAGGTGAACTTTTGCATGGGCTCTAACTTCTAAATTATCCATGTTTTCAGCAACCTTTATAGTTCTTGTTTCTTGTTTCTGTTGTGTCCTACTGGTCTCATTTGCTGTAATTATGAAGCCTATTAACTTATCTTCAGAACTAAGCAACTTATCCTACTGTCTGTCCATTTTCTTGCATGCATTTTCAGTTTCATGTTTGGTGGAATATTTTGTACATGCTGAGCGATGAGCATAGTTGTGCTAATTGAGCATGGGATTTTGTTACTTTGATTGTGCATAAGTAACTATTCActggtttcttcttcttcttcttgttctattCCATATACCTATGAACAGTAGATTAAGTTACAAGCTAGAGTTCTAAAACAATGAATTTTGTGAGTAGCCTAGAAGATTATTCTGTCACAAATTTTCATTTTCATCTGTATTGTTCTGATTCCTGTCTTGAAATTTAGCAACATTGTGTCCCGTGTTTCCTGTTAGAGAGGAACATCGATATCTGATATGTCAACTTATTTTTCATCAGAATTTTGCATGCTGCCTCACATGGGACGAAAGTTGCGAGCGCTTCTTGTATTTGATATTCTGACCCATATTCACTTTTGGCAGGGTACATCAGCTGCTGGCGTTTCTTCCAGTGACGGTTATGACAAGAAGAAAGAGAGCCTTTAGCATTGAACTTAGCTTTCTGGGGCACTTCGTTTCGTCTCTGAGTGATTCTGCAACTTGTACAAGGAGAGTCTTCCTCCCTTGGATTGGATGGCCTCTTTTGCTCCATCAGTTGCTTGTCATTACATTGCACTTTCAGGTTTCTAGTTTCTACAAGATGTCCAGCGCGCAATGCTGCTTGGCCCGAGAAATCCGACAGAAACACGCCCCTTGCCTTAAGCAGAAACAATGGTGTGATTTTTTGAACAGATTTTAAGCAGTCTGCCATGTTTTAAATACTTGAAATGCACTACCAGACTTCATGCTGGCTTTATGTGCTGCCGTTGTCTGATTTTAAGCACCCTAATATCCAGAAATTGCTATTGGACGGCGCCCAACTTTTTAGAAAAAAACGCACATTTTTATTGTTATGGTGCTGTTAGAAGGAGGGCGCGAGAGAGCCGGCCGGGGGCCTTTTGCCCACGGCCGGGCAAGATGGAAGGAatttccttcttaattcttgcttgattagattgatacatctcctctctttatataaagaggtttacttgactcccaagCAAAGCTTACTTGACCTCTAAGCAAGCGACATTTATCTTtaattaaccctaagactaacGGGCTATACTACCAACCTAGGCTCATTAGGCCCATTACGTACTATAACACTACAACTCACCTAGACATGCAGCTTGTCCTCGAGCTGCAGCCTAACCAACTTATAACCATGACCCGAGGCAACACAAACCAAATAGCTAAAAACAAGCCTTTTACATCTCGGCTTGTTTTATTACTCTTTGTTGGGAATTAGCACACAAATGCACTTGTGGTTAACTGATAACTGCAACGGAAACAAGTAATCTCAGCACCACATCATGTACTAATTCAAGGATTGTTGCTTAGCACGGAAGGAAACATATGCAGCAGCATATATGGAGGCAAAAAATGTTACTCAGCAGGCAAGACACTCCTTAGCCTAGTGTCTTATGGTAGGAGTAAATTTCTGGACAGCACCAAACATCAACAAAGAGACACCAGATTTTTACGTGAAAAACCCCTCAACTTGAGGGGAAAACCACGGGCCGAAGCCACTCAAATCCTCTTCCACTATTATCAAATGTGGGATACAACAAGTTCTTCTCTAGAAAGCACTAGAGGATCTCATACATCAAGATTTCTGAATCTTGGATGAACACAACAAGATTGGGGTTCAAGAACTAGGGATTGAAACCATCTCACCAAAGATGGTGGAACCGAAACTTGAAGGAGACAAGGTAGTGGATCTGGACCTTCACAACCTTGGGGAGGAGCTCCCTTGCTTCTTCCTtcaatcttcctcttcttcccttgcTCTCTTGGTTTTCTCTCGTCTTCTCTCTTGGAGGATGAACTgatttttgttggggaacgttgcagaaaacaaaaattttcctactcgtttcaccaagatcatctaggagttcatctagcaacgagtcatcggatgcatctacatacctttgtagatggcgcaccgaagcgttcaaaagaacggtgatgatgtagtcgtactcgacgtgatccaaatcaccgatgaccagcgccgaacggacggcacctccgcgttcaacacacgtacgggacgggagacgtctcctccttcttgatccagcaagggggaggagaggttgatgaagatccagcagcacgacggcgtggtggtggatgcagggtgtcacagaagcagggcttcgccaagactacaagggagagacgtaacggggagagatggaggcgccaggggctggtgtaaaatccctcctctccccccactatatataggggtgccatgggggggcgccggccctagtagatgagatctactagggggggcggcggccaaggggaggattccctcccccccaaggcacctaggggtgccttccaccacatggactcttccatggtggaaccctaggcgcatgggcctataggggctggcgccccagcccactatgggctgggttccatcctatttcagcccatggggccctccgggataggtggccccacccggtggacccccgggacccttccggtggtcccggtacaataccgataaccccgaaacttgtcccgatgcccgaaacagcacttcctatatataattctttacctccggaccattccggaactcctcgtgacgtccgggatctcatccgggactccgaacaacatccgggtttctgcatatacatatcttcacaaccctagcgtcaccgaaccttaagtgtgtagaccctacgggttcgggagacaagcagacatgaccgagacgactctccggtcaataaccaacagcgggatctggatacccatgttggctcccacatgctccacgatgatttcatcggatgaaccatgatgtcgaggattcaatcaaccccgtatgcaattccctttgtcaatcgatatgttacttgcccgagattcgatcgtcggtatcccaatacctcgttcaatctcgttaccggcaagtcactttactcgtaccataatgcatgatcccgtgaccagacacttggtcactttgagctcattatgatggtgcattaccgagtgggcccagtgatacctctccgtcatacggagtgacaaatcccagtcttgatccatgtcaacccaacagacactttcggagatacccgtagtctacctttatagtcacccagttacgttgtgacgtttggcatacccaaagcactcctacggtatccgggagttacacgatctcatggtctaaggaaaagatactttgacattggaaaactctagcaaacgaactatacgatcttgtgctatgtttaggatcgggtcttgtccatcacatcattctcctaatgatgtgatctcgttatcaatgacatccaatgtccatagtcaggaaaccatgactatctgttgatcaacgagctagtcaactagaggcttactagggacatgttggtgtctgttattcacacatgtattacgatttccggataacacaattatagcatgaataaagacaattatcatgaacaaggaaatataataataatgcttttattattgcctctagggcatatttccaacagtctcccacttgcactagagtcaataatctagttacattgtgatgaatcgaacacccatggaattctggtgttgatcatgttttgctctagggagaggtttagtcaacggatctgctatattcaggtccgtatgtactttagaaatctctatgtctccatcttgaacattttcacgaatggagttgaagcgacgcttgatgtgccttgtcttcttgtgaaacctgggctccttggcaagagcaatagctccagtgttgtcacagaagagcttgatcggtcccgacgcattgggtatgactcctaggtcggtgatgaactccttcactcatattgcttcatgtgctgcctccgaggctgccatgtactccgcttcacatgtagatcccgccacgacgctttgcttgcaactgcaccagcttactgccccaccattcaaaatatacacgtatccggtttgtgacttagagtcatccagatctgtgtcgaagctagcgtcgacgtaaccctttacgacgagctcttcgtcacctccataaacgagaaacatttccttagtccttttcaggtacttcaggatattcttgaccgctgtccagtgttccttgccgggattactttggtaccttcctaccaaacttacggcaaggtttacatcaggtctggtacacagcatggcatacataatagaacctatggctgaggcataggggatgacactcatctcttctatttcttctgccgtggtcggacattgagctgagctcaatttcacaccttgtaacaaaggtaagaaccccttcttagaatgatccatattgaacttcttcaatatcttatcaaggtatgtgctttgcgaaagacctatgaggcgtctcgatctatccctatagattttgatgcctaatatataagcagcttctccaaggtccttcattgaaaaactcttattcaagtaggccttgatgctgtccaagagttctatatcatttcccatcaaaagtatgtcatctacatataatatgagaaatgctacagagctcccactcactttcttgtaaacgcaggcttctccataagtctgtgtaaacccaaacgctttgatcatctcatcaaagcgaatgttccaactccgagatgcttgcaccagcccataaatcgagcgttggagcttgcataccttgtcagcattcttaggatcaacaaaacctttcggctgcatcatatacaattcttccttaaggaaaccattaaggaatgccgttttgacatccatttgccatatttcataatcatagaatgcggcaatcgctaacatgattcggacggacttcagctttgctaccggtgagaaagtctcatcgtagtcaaccccttgaacttgtcgataacccttagcgacaagccgagctttatagatggtcacattaccatccgcgtctgtcttcttcttaaagatccatttattttctatggctcgccgttcaacgggcaagtcagtcaaagtccatacttcattttcatacatggatcctatctcggatttcatggcttctagccatttgtcggaatccgggcccgccatcgcttcttcatagttcgaaggttcaccgttgtctaacaacatgatttccaagacagggttgccgtaccactctggtgcggaacgtgtccttgtggaccttcgaatttcagttggagcttgatcagaagtatcttgatcattatcattaacttcctctctagtcggtgcaggcacctcaggaacattttcttgagttgcgccattttccggttcaagaggtaatacttcatcaagctctactttcctcccacttacttctttcgtgagaaactctttctctagaaaggacccattcttggcaacaaagatcttgccttcggatctgaggtagaaggtgtacccaacagtttcttttgggtatcctatgaagacgcatttttccgatttgggttcgagcttttcaggttgaagtttcttgacataagcatcgcatccccaaactttcagaaacgacaacttaggtttcttaccaaaccataattcaaacggtgtcgtctcaacggatttcgacggagccctatttaaagtgaatgcggcagtctctaaagcatagccccaaaaagatagcggtaaatcagtaagagacatcatagaccgcaccatatccaatagagtgcgattacgacgttcggacacaccgttacgctgaggtg
Protein-coding sequences here:
- the LOC125509673 gene encoding F-box protein At3g07870-like isoform X2, which gives rise to MASEETKAKKQRNEECIINSLPEDLIERIFLRLPVSTLLRCVSVCKHWHNFIRDPQFVVSHFQCAPRDVLLFFQQESISGEPYPSDAILIDEAWSPSTCAVPVIGPDDFLFGSCNGLLGLYTKASTIKIANLATGECLHLEKPAKNVKGDHFSFYSFGFHPVTKEYKITHFLGDCVEGRPHNKDRFSTIQVYTLGDEKWKDIRTPEALSLISVRNSGVINVDGKMYWLTEEMLASWQHAVMSFDLREESFAMIQLPAAREDHDYFGPRKFWIRDIDGKICIVTAQISRYGPKALAGELQIWTLDNTVEQQRWSQKYNIKNPPNYIPGPHFVHRDRILAQLCSDNVYAYELFGENFDVNLCKGVNLLDFSPRKPYNMQSYICVKSLVHLDVYKKAGIVHRPKQWEGWQLKKWETWKRRLSKLADLQCRMHKFEHHLLEVAETMGKRCQFLKDKQHNIAEHVLTELKQVLQHKPDNPDQLRSIRRLNWVEYSQAQRKLEVRLSKTEDMMKVVQQAQDMLDQDASVAGASSSDGPDKEEQGSLQH
- the LOC125509673 gene encoding F-box protein At3g07870-like isoform X1, which translates into the protein MASEETKAKKQRNEECIINSLPEDLIERIFLRLPVSTLLRCVSVCKHWHNFIRDPQFVVSHFQCAPRDVLLFFQQESISGEPYPSDAILIDEAWSPSTCAVPVIGPDDFLFGSCNGLLGLYTKASTIKIANLATGECLHLEKPAKNVKGDHFSFYSFGFHPVTKEYKITHFLGDCVEGRPHNKDRFSTIQVYTLGDEKWKDIRTPEALSLISVRNSGVINVDGKMYWLTEEMLASWQHAVMSFDLREESFAMIQLPAAREDHDYFGPRKFWIRDIDGKICIVTAQISRYGPKALAGELQIWTLDNTVEQQRWSQKYNIKNPPNYIPGPHFVHRDRILAQLCSDNVYAYELFGENFDVNLCKGVNLLDFSPRKPYNMQSYICVKSLVHLDVYKKAGIVHRPKQWEGWQLKKWETWKRRLSKLADLQCRMHKFEHHLLEVAETMGKRCQFLKDKQHNIAEHVLTELKQVLQHKPDNPDQLRSIRRLNWVEYSQAQRKLEVRLSKTEDMMKVVQQAQDMLDQIKLQEWRSETKNFVSSSQEDYFYHPLQNFVLICIVLVLIS
- the LOC125556209 gene encoding uncharacterized protein LOC125556209, giving the protein MQSYICVKSLVRLDVYKKAGIVRRPKQREGWELKKWETWKCMLGKDADVRSQIHKFEHDLLNKQYNIAEHVLTELNQLLQRKPDNPDQPLSVRRLNWVEQNREQQKLMARLSKIKHMIKVQCDSVLAFIDALTLFTIVGEICHI